One Vibrio campbellii CAIM 519 = NBRC 15631 = ATCC 25920 genomic window carries:
- a CDS encoding chromosome segregation ATPase, whose amino-acid sequence MTSQNNIEDQDEVVVIEERDKRTHIYIAIAAVLGLAFGGLAGSAMTASKWESTYQVLEEKYQALAQDKTNLVSQVKTREAGIDKEIDVKVAKLLTEKEEAHKAELKALQEQLTEVEKVNLSLESQVKEQKATLNTTKSENDKLNRQADMQATMFERSREVFRKELQISQELESLEKERQALMPKIEKLKKECDVFLEGKSWDVKSDACDKHDEANSRLSQVDQLIEVNKMDLKQIKEITEDMGL is encoded by the coding sequence GTGACTTCTCAAAATAATATTGAAGACCAAGACGAAGTAGTTGTCATTGAGGAACGCGATAAGCGTACTCACATTTATATTGCGATTGCGGCCGTGTTGGGTTTGGCATTCGGTGGATTGGCTGGCTCAGCAATGACAGCAAGCAAGTGGGAATCCACTTATCAAGTGCTGGAAGAAAAGTACCAAGCACTGGCACAAGATAAAACTAACTTGGTCTCTCAAGTGAAAACACGCGAAGCGGGCATAGATAAAGAGATCGACGTAAAGGTTGCGAAGCTGCTGACAGAGAAAGAAGAAGCGCACAAAGCGGAACTGAAAGCACTTCAAGAGCAGCTGACTGAAGTGGAGAAAGTGAACTTGTCGCTTGAGTCTCAAGTGAAAGAACAGAAAGCAACGCTGAACACGACCAAAAGCGAGAACGACAAGCTAAACCGCCAAGCAGATATGCAAGCAACCATGTTTGAGCGCTCACGTGAAGTGTTCCGTAAAGAACTGCAAATCTCACAGGAACTTGAGTCACTCGAGAAAGAGCGTCAAGCGTTAATGCCGAAGATCGAGAAGCTCAAGAAAGAGTGTGACGTTTTCTTGGAAGGCAAATCTTGGGATGTGAAGTCTGACGCGTGTGATAAACACGATGAGGCCAATTCCCGACTTAGCCAAGTTGACCAGCTCATTGAAGTTAACAAAATGGACTTGAAACAGATTAAAGAGATCACTGAAGACATGGGCCTGTAG
- a CDS encoding aerolysin family beta-barrel pore-forming toxin, which produces MQHINISLLSAAILSTFATGAQAKTYPDQIVLDQLGEDVCRSGYRPLDRYEAEEQKSALLDRMGQWQITGLKGDWVIMGPGYNGLIKRDLPNGKTFCYPDETQSEIPNYSAIAVPEGGEIDVQYELVTDRSYFVRPLSYLAHYLGYAWVGGNNSQYVGEDMKIERVGDGWVIQGNNSGSCSGYRCGEKTKITVNNFAYTLNDKNFWHGEVIESERELVDTVWATARNYSNTPQQIVVDLKLTESTNWSKTNSYGFAQQVKTENEFKWPLVGKTKLSITFDANQSFSNSNGASTSKDVTLQARPMVPANSELPVRIELYRSTISYPYRFNADISYDVNFNGFLRWSGNAWHTHPDNRPYRSHTFTMGRGSEQSADIRYQWDHRYIPGEVKWWDWSWAIREAGLGSMQYATGASLRPFHSYVSGDFYAESQYAGTIEIGQPSPLGLRARSTDTLSGGATQRVGDVEVTTNFDASKLSALGFEGAQMSIQAAD; this is translated from the coding sequence ATGCAACACATCAACATTAGCCTTTTGTCAGCAGCTATCCTATCTACATTCGCAACTGGCGCACAGGCGAAAACTTACCCCGACCAAATCGTTCTTGATCAGCTCGGCGAAGATGTCTGCCGTTCAGGCTACCGTCCACTTGACCGATATGAAGCGGAAGAACAAAAAAGTGCACTTCTCGACCGCATGGGACAGTGGCAAATTACCGGCCTAAAAGGTGATTGGGTGATCATGGGACCGGGTTACAATGGTTTGATTAAGCGTGACTTACCGAACGGTAAGACCTTTTGTTACCCTGATGAAACGCAGTCTGAAATCCCAAATTATTCTGCCATTGCCGTTCCAGAAGGGGGCGAGATCGATGTCCAATACGAATTGGTGACAGACCGTTCATACTTCGTTCGTCCACTCAGCTACCTAGCCCACTATCTTGGCTACGCATGGGTTGGTGGTAACAATAGCCAATACGTGGGTGAAGACATGAAGATCGAACGCGTCGGTGACGGTTGGGTCATTCAAGGCAACAACAGCGGCTCTTGTAGTGGCTACCGTTGTGGCGAAAAAACAAAAATCACTGTGAATAACTTCGCCTATACCCTAAACGATAAGAATTTTTGGCATGGCGAAGTGATTGAGTCTGAGCGCGAACTGGTCGATACCGTTTGGGCGACAGCGAGAAACTACAGTAATACCCCGCAACAAATTGTTGTCGACTTAAAACTTACAGAATCAACAAACTGGTCAAAAACCAATAGCTATGGCTTTGCTCAACAGGTCAAAACCGAGAACGAATTTAAGTGGCCTTTGGTTGGTAAAACCAAGTTAAGCATCACCTTCGATGCTAACCAGAGCTTTTCTAACTCCAACGGTGCATCCACCAGCAAAGACGTGACCTTACAAGCTCGACCTATGGTGCCTGCAAACTCTGAACTGCCAGTGCGCATTGAACTGTATCGTTCAACCATTTCCTACCCTTACCGATTCAACGCAGACATTAGTTACGACGTAAACTTTAATGGTTTCTTGCGCTGGAGTGGTAATGCTTGGCATACCCACCCTGACAATCGCCCATACAGAAGCCACACGTTCACAATGGGCAGAGGCAGCGAACAATCTGCGGATATCCGTTATCAGTGGGATCACCGCTACATTCCGGGCGAAGTAAAATGGTGGGATTGGAGCTGGGCAATCCGTGAAGCAGGATTAGGAAGCATGCAATATGCGACGGGCGCAAGCTTACGTCCATTCCACTCTTATGTATCTGGTGATTTCTACGCGGAATCACAGTACGCAGGTACGATAGAAATTGGTCAGCCAAGTCCACTTGGTTTACGTGCTCGCTCTACTGATACCCTTTCTGGAGGGGCAACACAACGCGTTGGCGATGTCGAAGTCACCACAAACTTTGATGCTAGCAAGCTAAGTGCTCTTGGTTTTGAAGGTGCCCAGATGAGCATACAAGCAGCAGACTAA
- a CDS encoding alanine/glycine:cation symporter family protein, translating into MNDLQSLLQTIDNFVWGPPLLLLLVGTGVYFTFSLGMIQFKHLPTALAMVFSKDKSSDKQGDVSSFAALCTALSATIGTGNIVGVATAIKLGGPGALFWMWLAALFGMATKYAECLLAVKYRRVDDKGQMIGGPMYYLQYGVGSKALAIMFAVFALGVACFGIGTFPQVNAILDASEISLGVNREMSAFVLTLLVAFVTLGGIKSIASVAGKVVPAMALFYVLACLSVIIMNADQLLSAVELVLVSAFTSTAATGGFLGASIMLAIQSGIARGVFSNESGLGSAPMAAAAAKTDSCVKQGLISMTGTFFDTIIICTMTGLALILTGAWQSDFSGAAMTTHAFAVGLNAATFGPMLVSIGLMFFAFTTILGWNYYGERCVVFLFGTKAVLPYKLIFVGLVASGAFLHLDMIWLLADIVNGLMAIPNLIGLIALRHVVLEETKLFFKPSSQSDDFDAVKA; encoded by the coding sequence ATGAACGACCTACAATCTTTACTTCAAACCATTGATAACTTTGTCTGGGGTCCACCACTGCTGCTTTTGCTTGTGGGTACCGGTGTTTACTTCACTTTTAGCCTAGGCATGATCCAATTTAAACACCTGCCAACTGCGTTAGCGATGGTATTCAGTAAAGATAAGTCATCTGATAAACAGGGTGACGTTTCTAGTTTTGCAGCGCTATGTACTGCGCTGTCTGCAACCATTGGTACAGGTAACATCGTTGGTGTTGCTACCGCAATCAAACTTGGTGGCCCTGGTGCCCTATTCTGGATGTGGCTCGCTGCCCTATTCGGTATGGCAACCAAATACGCTGAGTGTCTTCTTGCGGTGAAATACCGTCGTGTTGACGACAAAGGCCAAATGATTGGTGGTCCTATGTACTACCTGCAATATGGTGTTGGCTCGAAAGCGCTGGCTATCATGTTCGCGGTATTTGCATTGGGCGTTGCCTGTTTTGGTATCGGTACCTTCCCTCAAGTGAATGCGATTCTTGATGCAAGCGAGATTTCTCTTGGTGTAAACCGTGAAATGTCTGCTTTTGTCCTGACACTATTAGTGGCATTCGTAACCTTAGGTGGTATCAAGTCGATTGCCAGCGTAGCGGGTAAAGTGGTTCCAGCAATGGCGCTATTTTATGTGCTGGCGTGTTTAAGTGTGATCATCATGAACGCAGACCAATTGCTGAGCGCAGTTGAGTTGGTTTTGGTGTCAGCCTTCACTTCAACCGCAGCGACAGGTGGTTTCTTGGGGGCAAGCATTATGCTAGCTATCCAGTCAGGTATCGCTCGCGGTGTATTCTCAAACGAATCCGGTTTGGGTAGTGCACCTATGGCAGCTGCAGCAGCGAAAACAGACTCTTGTGTTAAACAAGGTCTGATTTCTATGACAGGTACTTTCTTCGATACCATCATCATTTGTACTATGACTGGTCTAGCTTTGATCCTGACAGGCGCTTGGCAAAGTGACTTCTCTGGTGCAGCGATGACAACCCATGCATTTGCAGTAGGCCTAAACGCAGCAACATTTGGCCCAATGCTAGTGTCTATCGGTCTTATGTTCTTCGCGTTTACCACAATTCTTGGTTGGAACTACTATGGCGAGCGTTGCGTTGTGTTCCTATTCGGTACCAAAGCGGTGCTTCCATACAAGCTGATTTTCGTTGGTTTGGTGGCATCTGGCGCGTTCCTTCACCTCGATATGATTTGGCTACTAGCTGATATCGTAAACGGCCTGATGGCAATTCCTAACCTGATTGGTTTAATTGCTCTGCGCCATGTGGTGTTGGAAGAAACAAAACTGTTCTTCAAACCGTCATCTCAATCGGATGATTTTGATGCAGTGAAAGCATAA
- a CDS encoding transcriptional regulator, producing the protein MNLYNPIKNTLSNGEKTIKIGYRESQILTLLLERSPEVVKKQDIVQFAWGNEYIGETSLAKSISVLRQSFIKIGIKDSPILTVPKVGYRLVEDVLLNECLVTINAPKEERVPAKPEEISQPAYAIKQKPGYRNLVCYVVSLSFLFAAVLMVASKYHSSYSHPQFSRLLNEHTVGSLEVYMSPSTSLSLRVQELLAENQCQCVVYIEENNGFSGLSWLNKKTRKSINVFYTPDQFEQASKTIAQFVAEERR; encoded by the coding sequence ATGAACTTATATAATCCTATTAAAAACACGCTTTCTAATGGTGAAAAAACAATAAAGATCGGGTACCGAGAATCGCAGATTCTTACCCTTTTACTGGAACGCTCCCCTGAGGTTGTGAAAAAACAAGACATTGTTCAATTCGCTTGGGGAAATGAGTACATCGGTGAAACTTCGCTAGCCAAAAGTATCAGCGTACTCAGACAAAGCTTTATCAAAATCGGTATCAAAGACTCCCCTATTCTCACGGTTCCAAAGGTCGGATATCGCTTGGTGGAGGACGTCTTGTTGAATGAGTGTCTCGTTACCATCAACGCTCCAAAAGAGGAAAGAGTTCCGGCTAAACCAGAAGAAATCTCTCAGCCCGCGTATGCCATTAAGCAAAAGCCGGGCTATCGAAACCTAGTTTGTTATGTTGTATCACTGAGTTTCTTATTTGCCGCCGTTCTAATGGTAGCGAGTAAGTATCACAGCTCTTATAGCCATCCTCAGTTTAGTAGGTTGCTCAATGAACATACCGTGGGCTCGCTTGAGGTTTATATGTCTCCTAGCACCTCATTGTCACTCCGAGTTCAAGAGTTACTCGCAGAGAACCAATGCCAATGTGTTGTTTATATTGAAGAAAATAACGGATTTTCTGGGCTCTCCTGGCTTAATAAAAAAACGCGAAAGTCAATCAATGTGTTTTACACACCAGACCAGTTTGAGCAAGCCTCGAAGACCATTGCTCAGTTTGTTGCGGAGGAGAGACGATGA
- a CDS encoding VOC family protein, producing MFTINSFVLYVTDINASKDFYSQTFQCEPKVLSPSFVALDFANNVTITLKQSNALVPSSDVNGGGTELSIPVADKSRLDTLFEEWRAQGMHFAQQPEDSVFGWNFVALDPDGHRIRVFTH from the coding sequence ATGTTTACTATCAATTCTTTCGTCCTTTACGTCACAGATATCAACGCGAGTAAGGACTTTTATTCGCAAACTTTTCAGTGCGAGCCAAAAGTGCTTTCTCCCAGTTTTGTCGCGTTAGATTTCGCAAATAATGTCACTATCACACTTAAACAAAGTAATGCATTAGTACCTAGTAGTGATGTCAATGGAGGCGGTACAGAACTCTCAATACCAGTGGCAGACAAATCTAGGCTGGATACATTGTTTGAAGAGTGGCGAGCTCAGGGCATGCACTTTGCACAACAGCCAGAAGATTCTGTTTTTGGCTGGAACTTCGTTGCACTTGATCCTGACGGGCACCGCATTCGCGTATTTACTCACTAA